ttttttaaaggtaaaacccctcaattatgtttacttaatgtagaaacccttaaattaaagatttaccggtagtaatggtaattatgacctgctagggtttaattcattaaataacgttagtttgagggttttttcattaaatacaTAGTTTAtgggtttttacccaaaacaaacttagttgaggggttttagcGTTAAAAATCCTTTACATTTCAAAAACTTTATGCAATTTCGAATTGATGACCAAAATAGAAACAGACTACACCCATAAGAAGCGATCAAGCAATTCATGTCTATTCCTATGTCACAAGTGGATTGTACAGAAACGATTATAGATAACAAGAATGAAGAATCACTCTTACTGAAATTATTTGTTTCACAAGCAAGCAAACTATAAGAAGCGATCAAGCAATTCAAAGGCTGCAAATTAATCATGTCTATTTCTATGTCTATCTATCTGTCGCAAGCATCAAACAACATCTATATCTTTACAAAAAAGCCAAAAGCTACCAGATGTTATGGAGTTCAATGAATCTTCCTGCCGCTCCCTCTGTGATCCAGTAGAACACTCGTCACAACCTCAAAATATGCACAAAAAGCATCATTTTAACCATGTTCCTCATTCAACCTCTATAAATTCAAATACACCAAAAGCTTACctgaatcttcttcttcttctgtatgATGAATCTTGCTGTGGCTCCCTGTATGATTCACGAGAACACACTTGAGAACCTGAAAAACGCACCAAACATCATGATTGTGTTCTACCCTGAATCTAACCAACTCAACACACATGCATGTCTATGTAAAGACCACAAATTaccttctcttcttcaactCGAAGATACACCAAAACAGAAAAGCTCCAAGCTCTGTTTTTTTGCTCACTGATTTGATTCACCTGaaacaaataaatcatcaaatcAGTTCTTATTAGGGTTTCAATCCGAGGGTTTGATGACAATATAAGAAGAGGATAGAGGAAGAAAACGATAGATGAAGAACAGAAGACGATAGAAGAAGAACAGAAGACGATGGAAGAAGAAAATACCTTCGGCGATGTGGTCTGATGGGAGCTTTGCTTCGCCGGCTGCGCAAACACGGCCACAaaggcgaagaagaagaagatatctcTCTGTAGAACCTGATTTCCGGTGAATTTCATCTGAGAAGAAGAGATTTTCGgtgggaagagagagagagagagagagagacgaagtCGATTCGTCGAAGAGGCGCCTCTCCCGTAGGGTTTCACGACACCCGCCTCTTAtcccttttcatttttttttaatgggtttGGGCTTAAGAGCCCACGCAAGAGGCGCCGTTAAACATGGTCTTAGAAACCCAATTTTCTACCTGTCTCTTTATAATTGGTTCACAAACTTTtgttattaaaaactaaattataaagtcaattatatcaataatatattcattttataGCTGTAACATACTTTTTACAGTATGTAAGCTATGGGGTTGCCCTTCGATTGTAGCCACTTATTCACGATGAGGAGTGAATCTATTGTAGCCACTTACATTTTGGTTCAAAAAATAAGGGGAAAGTACAAGTTTGATTACAATGATTAATTTGATCTTCTGTCTAATGAAATAAAAGTTGTAACATTTTCTTTAAACGCTGTGAAAAGGTTATTAACTGGTTAAAACAAACTATAGTTGGTACTACATAATCAATCTCGATCAATTGGGGATGGTGCAGCTAGGTTTAGACGATGAGATAGGCGATTTCGAGATCCAGACTTTCCCCGCCTCTGACGCTCCCTCACCGGCCATCTAAGACACCACGCCGGCTCCAGGATCACAAAGGAGACTAAGCTACACTCCTTGTGATCCCTCTGTTCTTATCGGTCTTCTTCTCGGCGAATCTTGTCGTTCCACCCTCTGGCTTCCTAGCCAAGTAACCAAATATTCTCACAATATTTTCTTTCCGTTTTCAGCCGAGAGCCTCTCACCGTCCTCCACAAAACCCTAAAGCTAACCCCTAGCCCCCTACTATAAACTCCCACTCTCCTTCCCTCGGTTTCTCACCGCAACCCAATAGTCTCTCAGATCACAACTCGCACCCTCTCTAGCATTTGCTAAGTTACAACAGTTCTTATTCATCACCATGAGTCAATCATCCCTTTTGATCCGTAACGGAGGTTCCTCCAATGGAGATCGTAACGCCACTCAATTGGAAGATGATATCATACGCATACCGGAGTGTGATCTCAATGACGTCAAGGAGCGTTTCCGTCTCACGCTCATTGGACGTGTTTTCCACATCCGTGGAAGGAGCATCGATGCCCTGATCAACCTTCTCCCCCGCCCCCGGATCTGGAATGTAGAGGGAAAAGTCCGTGGACTGAACCTCGGGAATGGCCGCTTTCAATTCGATTTTGACAAAGAGGAGGACTTGCAGATGGTCCTAAATAAGCGTCCCTGTCATTTCAACCAGTGGAGTTTCGCGCTGGAACGTTGGGAACCCTTCACTAGCGAAAATTTTCCAAACACGATCCCGTTTTGGATCAATGTGACGGGAGTCCCAGTTCATTTCTGGAATGATAAAACTTTCACGGAGATTGCTAACGCGCTTGGGAAAAAGCTCCTAGTCGATGAAAAAAAGGCGCGAATCCAAGTCTCCATTGACGCGGACAAACCCCTGCAATTTGAGCGAAGAATAGGATTCCCAAGTGGAGACATCGGGAAAGTATCGTTATCTTATGATGGCCTTCACCGTTACTGTTTCACCTGCAACCTCATCTCTCAGGATGAAAATACATGCCCCCTGTTGGCACCAGAGGAAAGAGAACTTAAGAGGAAGCTGCGACAGGAAAATTTAGAGAACAATGAACGGGCAAGATTCCCTATTCAAGGCTCCCAAGGTTTTAACTCTCGAAATCCGCTAAAGCGAGCCCGCTCCCCTACTAATGGGAGTCATCCTAGCCCCTCGGAAACCACGAGATATAGCGAACTCAACCGTGAGGAGAAAAGAAGGAGAAGCGCGTCCTCGTCCTATCAACCTCGCGAAACTCGAGTCACTGATCCTCGTGCTAGAGATCGCAAGAGTTCGAGCAGACAAGAGAACCACTACACCCATCATGGCAGAGAAGTATGGAGCCGTCTGGAAAACCCAGCTAGGAAGAAGGAACTGCAAGGATCACAAAGAGGACGCACCACAAAACACTCTGAACGGAACATCTTTCGCAAGGAGACGTCCCGTCCAAGCAACAAACCTTACGCTGAATGGCGACCACGAAGCTTTTCTGGAGAACACAGAAACAGACCAGGCAACTACTTTTCTGGAGAACACAGAAACAGACCAGGCAACTACTTGGCACCTCGCCGGATGGAGGACGAACGTTTGGAAAGATCTAGAGCTACTTTTGACTCTCAAAAGACCATTACGAACAATCGTGTATCCCTGGAATCAGGAGAGTTTTTTGAAACTCATCGATCGGATTTTGACGCTGCAATGGCAGAGGAGGAAAGGATCCGTCGCCTCAAAGGCAAAGCCATTGCCACCGGACCACCTTCACCAACGCACAAGACTCCCAGACCCTGAACCGTGTGAACCAAGGAATCATTCTAACTTCGCCCGTTAAGCCAACCGACGCATCACAAGTCCAAAGGTATGATCAACCTTTATTAGAACAAGAGGATGCTATTCTTGAGTTAGAAGAAGGTTTAGATCAGGCCCTAGATGTTCCTCTAACTGAGCTTGAATCTACTGAGGTTGATAACCTAGTTCTGGAAACAGAACGTCTTGAAATGGCTGAGAAAATGATGGCTGAAAATAATATAGATGAGAATATGATTGACCTGGATAATGATGATCTCCTTGGAGAGACGCCTGACCTTGTTGATGCAGAAAAAATTGAGGCCATTTCTCAGCTCTCTCCAGCAAATGCTGTGTCAACGAAAGCAGCATCTACGAACAAGCAAATGAAACGTGCAAAGACAGCCACTTACATTCAAGAAGAGGCGCTAGCATCAGGGTCGGGTGTCTACGTCCCAAAAGGCCTACTGAAGAAGAAGGCCCCCCGATCTCCTGATATAAAAGGAGCGAGGGCATCCAAGAAACTCCAAGGCCTCGGTGGCCGTGCTTCCCCAAAGAAGAAGACTACACTGGGTAAACGCCCATCATCTTTTTCGTCTAAGGTCCCTCGCATTGAGGTGTTTCCTTCTGCTTCACGCAAGAAATATGTGTCCCTTTCAGGTTCGGTGGTGTCCCAGAAACCACCCAGTAAGAGGATATGAGTGCAATAGCATGGAACTGTCAGGGCGCCGGAGCCTATCTGACAACGCAACATCTCCGGGAATTGCATCGCTGTTTTcttccttcttttctttttctttcagaaacaaaaaacaatttttcttttcttcaggATTTTCAGTTTGAATTTGGTTATAATAAATTGTTCACCGTGGAACCCGAGGGAAGAGCGGTGGACTGGCACTTTTTTATTTAGACTCTTTTGATGTTACTGTCCTCTTCTCCAATAATCGTATGATTGATATTGAAGCCACCATTGAAGGACACAAAGTCTTTATCACTTTTGTATATGGTGATCCGGTTGTAGAATACCGAGAAAATGTATGGGAACGCCTAACCCGAATGAGCTTAACGAGGTCTGGGCCTTGGCTGATGCTAGGAGACTTTAATGAGATCACCAGCAACTTAGAGAAAAAAGGGGGTAGAAAACGCCCAGACTCATCCTTCCTCCCTTTTAAATGTATGCTCGACAACTGTGGGATGATCGAGTTTCCCTACAAAGGCAATTCCCTATCTTGGGTGGGTAATAGAGCTTCAGGCAAAGTGCAATGTAGGCTGGATCGCGCAGTAGGAAACGAAGATTGGCATCACTGCTTCTCCAACACGAATGTGGAGTATCTGCGACTTTGGGGTAGTGATCATAGACCTATTCTCACCCGATTCCTCTCTCGCAAAAAGCTTGGCATGAGAAATTTTAAATTCGACAAGAGATGGATCGGTAAGAATGGTTTCCGCGACACTGTACTACATGGCTGGAACGATCCAAGTCTTTTCCATAAAGAAGATTTATATGAAAGGATCACCCATTGTCGCAAGTTTATTGCTCGATGGAAACGTGACAATCACTCAAATGCAAAAAAAAGATAGAGGACATAAAGGACCTGCTCGAACAAGCCCAGACAGAGGACGATTTCTCCCATGAAGTAATCCTTCGCCTCAAGTGGAGTCTTTGCGAGGCTTTTAGAGACGAGGAGCTGTATTGGAAACAAAAAAGCCGGGCAACTTGGTTAAGAGAAGGTGACCAGAATACAAAGTTCTTCCATGCAACCACCAAGCAGCGGAGAGCCAGAAACAGAGTAACAAAGCTACGCAAGGCAAGCGGTTTATGGGCAGAGACAGAAGAGGAAATAGAAGCAGAGGCAACGGGATACTTCCAGACCCTCTTTACAACGTCTTCTCCCTCGGACTTTGCAGAATCCCTCAAATACATCACCGAGAAAGTCACCCCGGCTATGAACGAAGCTTTAACAAAACCTCCATCAAATGATGAGATTCGTCAGGCAGCTTTCGATATAAACCCAGAAAAAGCTCCTGGTCCCGACGGCATGACAGGTCTTTTCTTTCAAAGGTATTGGGGAATCACAGCAGAAGTGATGCAGCAAACGGTTAAGGACTTTTTTCAGTTCAACGTCCTTGACCCTCGACTAAACCAGACGAACATCTGCCTAATCCCAAAAACAGAGCGCCCCGTAGAAATGACGAACTTCCGGCCTATAAGTCTTTGCAATGTAAGCTATAAGATCATCTCAAACATCTTGAGTAAAAGACTTAAGCGCTGCCTGCCCAGGTTAATATCTGAGACTCAATCAGCCTTTGTGGCTAGACGATTAATCACGGATAACATTCTTGTAGCACATGAGGTCTTTCACGCTTTGAGAACCAATCCAAGTTGTAAAGCTAAGTTTGTTGCCATAAAAACCGATATGAGCAAGGCCTTCGATAGAGTCGAATGGTCATTCCTGGAAGCACGTCTATTGAAACTCGGTTTCTCACCCAAATGGGTAGCATGGATAAAGGTCTGCATCTCCTCGGTATCCTATCAAGTACTCCTCAACGGAGAACCAAAAGGCCATATCTCTCCATCGAGAGGCATCAGACAGGGTGACCCACTCTCCCCTTTCCTCTTCATTTTGCTTACGGAAGCTCTAATCTCCCAAATCCAGGGGGCTGAGAGGGAAGGCCGGATCACTGGCCTAAAGATTGCACGAAACAGTCCACCTGTCTCCCACCTCCTATTTGcggatgatagccttttcttctgtcgAGCAGAAGTCGCGCAATGCACAGAGCTCATGCAGATTATTAATACATATGGTTGCTCTTCGGGACAGCAACTAAATGTAGAGAAGTCGTCCATCCTCTTTGGTAATAAAGTTCCACCAGACCTCAAAAAGGAGATAAAACAAGCACTGGAAATTACAAAAGAAGGTGGAATGGGAGTATACCTGGGTTTACTCGAGAAAATATGTGGCAGTAAGAAACAAGCTTTTGCTTTTATTCAAGAGAGACTACAGAATCGTATAAACTCATGGTCCGCAAAACTTCTGTCCAAAGGTGGCAAGGAGGTCCTGCTTAAGTCAGTAGCACAGGCTCTTCCAACATACGTTATGTCTTGCTTCCTGCTCCCACAGGACATCATCCGAAAACTCACTAGCGCGATATCCCGTTTCTGGTGGAGCACCAAAGATAACAACCGTGGCCTTCGCTGGATTGCATGGGCAAAAATCTGCACACCAAAGGATCAAGGCGGACTGGGGTttagagattttaaaaattttaatctcgCACTGCTTGCGAAGCAACTCTGGAGACTTATCCAGTACCCAAACTCTCTTTTGGCCCGTGTACTAAAAGGCAGATATTTTCGGAACTCAAACCCGATGGATGTCACCAAAGCGAGCACCCCATCGTATGTATGGAGAAGCCTCATGGCGGCCCAACCTCTCCTAAAGGCTGGCTTGCGAAAAACAATTGGAACGGGACAGACAACCCTTGTTTGGGTGGACCCATGGATCCCGACGTCCCCAGCCCGTCCCGCGATTCCCTGCGGCTCCTCTTTTAACCCGTCCCTACGTGTTAGCGATTTGTGCGACGTGACCACAAAGGAATGGAACGATGAACTCCTTCAAGAGCTGATCGCCCCTAATGACATCCCTCTTATCCGCAGCCTCAAGTTGATGAGCTCCTCTCGCAACATTGGTTACTGTTGGAACCTCACGGCAACTGGCGTATACTCGGTAAAAACTGGATACGCACTGGCTATGGAATTATCAGAGCCCCCAAACTCACAGCAGGTGCATGAGCCTAGCATCAAAGCGCTTCAAGCTAAAGTATGGAAGATCAAGACTTCTAAAAATATTCAGCACTTCATCTGGCAATCTATCTCAAGCTACCTCCCGGTAAGCAACTCGCTCGTGGAACGCCACTGTGGTACCGATCGACACTGCCCTCGCTGTGGATCAGAAGAAGAAACGCCCAATCATCTGCTCTTCGAGTGTCCACCATCGATCCAAACTTGGGCTCTAGCGGATATTCCGCACTCTCCGGGGATATTCCCGTGTAGCTCGATTTATAGTAATCTGAATCATGTCATATGGCGCACAAACATCTATGCAATTTCAGACTCTATTAGCGCAAAAATACCTTGGCTATTATGGTACATATGGAAAGCCCGCAACGACAAGGCCTTCAATGGTAAGGATGTCTCCCCCCTGGAGACTGTCCAACTTGCACAAGCGGAGGCGGAGAGCTGGTACACTGCACAGACCGTTGAGAAATTGCACGACGAAGCACTGGACgatcctcccccccccccccgacgTCGGCACCTCACGATCCTGGCCCCAACTGCGCGCTCGACGCCTCCTGGCACAAAGATGATAAATTTTTTGGCGGAGGAATGATCCTAACTAACGAAGATGGGATGATGACTTATGGTTCATTTGCTAGTAACCGAGTCCTCACCCCCCTACATGCAGAGTTCCAAACTCTTCTGTGGGCTATGAAATCTTCTATCCAGTTGGATCATTGCACAATGAACTTCAAGACAGACTGCCTTCAGCTAGTCAAGTTActtgaagaagacgaagaagacaaCTGGCCATCTATGTTGGCCGAATTTGATGAGTTCCACCTCATTCGTTCTATGTTTACGTTTTTCTCTATATCTTTTATTCCCCGTTCTCTTAACTTCCGAGCTGACCGTCTTGCAAAAGAAGCTCGGTCTCGAGGATTCTCTTTTTCCCATGTAAACTCTCAGCTACCAAGCTGGATGGCTTCTGAGGCCATCCTCTCGGTAACTTCTTAATAAAATATGGAGCtttcgatgtcaaaaaaaaaacaaactatagTTGGTGTTAAGATTGTTGATGTATATTTAGTTAAATGTAGGAAGCATAGAAAGACTGAAAGAGTTCACATTAAGTTAACTTAATAAGGCATGTTCCAAAGAGTCTCATATTAAGTTAGTGTTTCATTCAAACTTAGCTTCAGAttctaacccaaaaaaaaataagtgaaGCTGCTAATGTGCATTAGACTTAGGTGGCAACATATTagtatactaggataagacatgcgccttgcgcatggtaaatttatatgaaaattatttaagaaatatcgtatggaaaaaaaatatatattattgatcgaattaatatatttggcccttaaacaatttttaaaaacttttttgttaattacataatttatttactaatgaactgatctcatttttaaaaatattttaggtcaacaaattatttatcgcataaaaacctaacaTTTAGGTCGAAGaatctcatgcctactatttggttacaatgaaactatgtcagctcggttttatatcatgatttagcaatttaaaagttaattatggttatgagaagtttacgttcacatgtcaatcctatctatcttcgatatttttctcctttttgtgtcattttggttattgctcgatataaatattgatttttgagtttattcttatttctttcttttattttggcatggaatttagaaaatgtttaagattcaaaattattaaagagatacatacttaggttaagatctgcgtcttgtgcagaataaatatttattttatattttctgcataatatgaaataataaaataataattatatattaaagaaCTAAGAAAttagttactattatgtaataaattggcttgcacatataaatcaaatgaccgctcttgtttattcgcaaccattttagaataaataaattaaaacaatcaatcttatatatcgtatatgatatataatttaatttaaacgatatgaagtatatatatatatatatatattaacataaatacctattaaaataaaattatttatttaaatgattttatcatcattgtatcttattttagaaaaaaaattaaacattgatcacaggagtttatgtgagacttttaacagttttagtaatttatactcgttttgaaaaattcaaaatacaacatatacaaaaaatctaaatttttaatatatgattaatgtaattgtgtaatttattttaatagtaaagaattaaacaaaaatgatagaaagcagacagattattagcaaatcttcattatttaaaattattaattactatatatatcataatcacatttGGTAATtctgtaggttttatttaaggaaataatatataataaatagccaccttgctttagttaatatcatatgataccatatagttggtattaaatgtttctagtgagatataaaaatcgaattggaccaacatgtttttcaatttcaatgtgagGCTAACACGTATGATTAATTAACTACCTAATTGATTGACACATAAGCAATGacacttttttaattattacaaaattgaggttatatattttcaaatgttcctcaattaatatataggggattagaGCTCAGCCGTTTGCTGAGGACATATTCAGATACCCAAATCAGGTTTGATTAAGGATGTTAAATTTACCAACACATGTGTATTTACAACTATGATTGTAGAAGTAAGAAAGAACTTACCAGTGCTTGTacgaagtttttttttggtaaactgcTTGTACGAAGTTTTTGGTATATTTCATCATAGCCCCTCCCTGTAGCTCCTTTGCTAAGCCTATCCTGTAGAGAATGTCTTAGGGCGCCTATAATAGACAaatacaacaaaacaaatggAAAAGATTACATAAATACCAAGTAATCTAATGCATTGTATCTTACATGAAGAAAAAGGTTCAAAAATCATTTCCAAATTGCATCTGTTCCTCTTAGGGAGTCTTACTTGCAGAAACTCGATGAGATTTATTGTCATTTTACAAGATTATTGCCCTGCTGCTCAGTGATTCCTCCCTGCTCAAGTCAAACATTATAGGAAATGGATCAGACAATAGtgaataaaacaaactcccacagaCTCAATATACAACTTTACCAGAACTGGATGTCCAATTAAGCTATTCAAAACTGCAGACTTCCCAGCTCCCTCTTCCAGCAAGCAAAGCGAGAAATCTTAACCGTTACAAGTGTTTTACACAACGGAGAGTTCGATTGAAAAACAATTCAGACCAGCAAAGCTCATACATTTTTCTTCCAGGTATAcactttcactacaagaaaacagggggattctgatggccgaaatcgtcggaaattcgtcagaatagaccgattccgacgaatttccgacgaacctgtccgtcggtatcgttttgttggaaaaaaaaaattcgtcggaattttgtcagaacttccgacgactttctgacgaataccgagaaacgtcattctgacgaacttccgacgatattacgatgcggacacacgagaccagagttcatcggaaaaactatgtaccgacggagaacgttcctcggacaattccgacgtagtGGATTCCTCGGTGTATTCCGACGAGCTTTAagcgtcggaatataccgacggataatggtcgtcggaatataccgacggatatttgttcgtcggtatattccgacgaaaattggttcgtcggtaaattccgacggatatttgtcCGTCGGTGTATTCTGACgcccaaagttcgtcggaatataccaattttaaaaacgaattaattttgcatttttatatatttttttatattaataaattaaaaaaatcagaaatttaaaactaataatattatataatttaaattcatacaaaccgaaatagaaaaaaaacattcagaaagtttaaaattcatacaaaccaaaatagaaaaaaaaacattccgaaagttttaaaaagccgaaaaaAACTAAggtgaactcgaagacatcaaacgatctagcttctgcattatctcggtgttgaacttcttctgggatgccaactcagcaaggatagtggcattctccgaacggatagtggcattctccgaaaggatagtggttttctgctcctccaatgccccaatccgttcatctttgtcatgtagctcctcgagaatcatgggatcggcatacggagcttgcgaagaagatgtcggatacgaagaagcatggcgggccaacccaactaaacggcctcctttccttttaggaaccacctacaaaaatatttaaagttagtaaatagggacaagttagtaatcgacattataaaaaatatatattaataaaaaaaattaccttttcaaccatctcatttatttgcaatagagacaagttggttgaagctcccgtagagtcgccgtcatcagagagaggctgagattgcgatactatttcagcttccaccaaatcaacgacacctttgatcacggggtcctgaatttgacccgtcgtcttgttagtgtgagccaccttaatgagttggagacgatcaacgggattaccgtcatttgcttcgatctaaaaaaaccgccattattagccaaggaatatataaaatatttatttacaaaatataaagataaataataataaaaaacttacaagttcatcctccttagtagacatagagcaagcgccgaggttgtgcacatacatacctttcccgccacgatcgctcttccggttcttggagttcctagaagatgtCTCtacagtttcttccttctcccaatgagctatcaactgctcccacaccgtcccgttgatgaaccgtggcctcttgttcttctgccaaactgtcttccacgcgtttatctgctttgtataagagtccatggccttttcgttgaatttcttacggactgtttccgtaagatcggagtgccagttgaactcttgctacaaaacaaacacaatttaataagtaaatatatttaaaaaaatgtaaaaactttaaaaaaatgatgagttactataccgcaaactgacgaaaccacaactctcgttcgtcggaagggatcacactccactttggatatccaaaacggagcatggagtacatcatctggttgatgctccggctaatgccatttttcgacttggtgaacctttaaaaaaaatataagttagcaagttaattaaaggaaaaaaacataacggtacaaataaaaaaaatactaaccaagtgctatggcctcgtcgtgggttgggttggagaaccgggagatgctctcgacctggttgttgaaccaatagatgaaccggcatgactctcggatcctgttgagcagcagcgtgaggggcagcgggagctggagcgggaatatatgcgggaaccgagtcatgagacgatcccgatgcacgagaactgctcaccgaactacgtcgaagacgggctgcggggcggggttcatcctcggccctaaaaaaaaaattaatacgtCAAAAggttcaaatcatttctatttttaatgttttcatttatatatttacaaaaggttttataaacgttttaaaaaaaactatta
This genomic stretch from Brassica napus cultivar Da-Ae chromosome C9, Da-Ae, whole genome shotgun sequence harbors:
- the LOC106355160 gene encoding uncharacterized protein At4g02000-like, which produces MSQSSLLIRNGGSSNGDRNATQLEDDIIRIPECDLNDVKERFRLTLIGRVFHIRGRSIDALINLLPRPRIWNVEGKVRGLNLGNGRFQFDFDKEEDLQMVLNKRPCHFNQWSFALERWEPFTSENFPNTIPFWINVTGVPVHFWNDKTFTEIANALGKKLLVDEKKARIQVSIDADKPLQFERRIGFPSGDIGKVSLSYDGLHRYCFTCNLISQDENTCPLLAPEERELKRKLRQENLENNERARFPIQGSQGFNSRNPLKRARSPTNGSHPSPSETTRYSELNREEKRRRSASSSYQPRETRVTDPRARDRKSSSRQENHYTHHGREVWSRLENPARKKELQGSQRGRTTKHSERNIFRKETSRPSNKPYAEWRPRSFSGEHRNRPGNYFSGEHRNRPGNYLAPRRMEDERLERSRATFDSQKTITNNRVSLESGEFFETHRSDFDAAMAEEERIRRLKGKAIATGPPSPTHKTPRP
- the LOC125592497 gene encoding uncharacterized protein LOC125592497, giving the protein MAEKMMAENNIDENMIDLDNDDLLGETPDLVDAEKIEAISQLSPANAVSTKAASTNKQMKRAKTATYIQEEALASGSGVYVPKGLLKKKAPRSPDIKGARASKKLQGLGGRASPKKKTTLGKRPSSFSSKVPRIEVFPSASRKKYVSLSGSVVSQKPPKYRENVWERLTRMSLTRSGPWLMLGDFNEITSNLEKKGGRKRPDSSFLPFKCMLDNCGMIEFPYKGNSLSWVGNRASGKVQCRLDRAVGNEDWHHCFSNTNVEYLRLWGSDHRPILTRFLSRKKLGMRNFKFDKRWIGKNGFRDTIEDIKDLLEQAQTEDDFSHEVILRLKWSLCEAFRDEELYWKQKSRATWLREGDQNTKFFHATTKQRRARNRVTKLRKASGLWAETEEEIEAEATGYFQTLFTTSSPSDFAESLKYITEKVTPAMNEALTKPPSNDEIRQAAFDINPEKAPGPDGMTGLFFQRYWGITAEVMQQTVKDFFQFNVLDPRLNQTNICLIPKTERPVEMTNFRPISLCNVSYKIISNILSKRLKRCLPRLISETQSAFVARRLITDNILVAHEVFHALRTNPSCKAKFVAIKTDMSKAFDRVEWSFLEARLLKLGFSPKWVAWIKVCISSVSYQVLLNGEPKGHISPSRGIRQGDPLSPFLFILLTEALISQIQGAEREGRITGLKIARNSPPVSHLLFADDSLFFCRAEVAQCTELMQIINTYGCSSGQQLNVEKSSILFGNKVPPDLKKEIKQALEITKEGGMGVYLGLLEKICGSKKQAFAFIQERLQNRINSWSAKLLSKGGKEVLLKSVAQALPTYVMSCFLLPQDIIRKLTSAISRFWWSTKDNNRGLRWIAWAKICTPKDQGGLGFRDFKNFNLALLAKQLWRLIQYPNSLLARVLKGRYFRNSNPMDVTKASTPSYVWRSLMAAQPLLKAGLRKTIGTGQTTLVWVDPWIPTSPARPAIPCGSSFNPSLRVSDLCDVTTKEWNDELLQELIAPNDIPLIRSLKLMSSSRNIGYCWNLTATGVYSVKTGYALAMELSEPPNSQQVHEPSIKALQAKVWKIKTSKNIQHFIWQSISSYLPVSNSLVERHCGTDRHCPRCGSEEETPNHLLFECPPSIQTWALADIPHSPGIFPCSSIYSNLNHVIWRTNIYAISDSISAKIPWLLWYIWKARNDKAFNGKDVSPLETVQLAQAEAESCNRVLTPLHAEFQTLLWAMKSSIQLDHCTMNFKTDCLQLVKLLEEDEEDNWPSMLAEFDEFHLIRSMFTFFSISFIPRSLNFRADRLAKEARSRGFSFSHVNSQLPSWMASEAILSEA